CCCCGTGATGGTGCTCGTGATGGTATCCGTCGTCATGATGGTGGTGCTTCTTGTGGCCCCCTTTCTCTCCGTGATGTCCCTTGTGTCCCTCCTTGTGGTGATGTCCCTTCTTCCCGTGCTCGTGGTGGTGGTGTCCCTTGTAGCCCTTGTCTCCCTTCTCTCCGTGCTCGTGGTGATGGTGCTCGTGGTGCTCATGGCCGCCGCCCTTCTCGTGATGGTGGCTGGCGGCGGGCTCCAGGTCCGCTGCCCGCCTCCCCCGCGTGTCCCGGGCGCTGACCGCGGCCAGGGCACACAGCGCACACACCAGCACTAGGGTCCTCATGATGCAAGTAGTCTCGAGACCGCAGCCTCACTCACTGTGCCCTGCAATGGCCTAGAAGTGGTTTTATACTCCGTGTGGTTGTTTTCTCCTGCGGCGTGAGGCAACGCTGGCGACGACTGTCAAGGTCAGTGTTCTAGTGTTCAATGTTTTGATTGTTCCACTTGCGTAAGCACAAATCTCTCTTCTTTCTTTTTTGCGCTACAGTTGTTGTACCTGCAGCCCATTGAAATTCAACTCCAATTAACGATTAAAGCGAATTCCATTTGGATATTTTCATCAGATgcgaataattataatatcagTTATCAACTTATCAATTATTCTGGTAAGCCTCGGCTATAATTACAAAGGGCGTTATCCAAATATGCACGTATTCGAATTGAGTATTTGAACTGTAGTCGTCCCATCTTGATAATCGAGCACATGGCATAATCAGACGATAGTTAGATATTCCGTTTCAGGATTATCTCGGCGGAGAGGGCTTGATTGAACGTAGACAGTCCGTGCATTGTTCAGGTACTTATGTAcctttataggtacttatataacaGTGATACAAATATTGAAGACGCAGCTTAACTTTACAGTTGAGGCTTAGTATCAACCACAAActaattagtttattttaactgCAAGCgctacctatattattttaactttataagtcctgaaatattttgcattaattatttatcatacCATAGTGAAGAACCTGGGTAAAGTATTCGAAATATTGACCTGTGGTTGAGCAGTAAGAAGGTGTGGAAGAATAAAGGGGAGAGCTTTACCCAGCAGTTAATACATTATAACTCAATCACAAAGTGCAAGCAGCTGCAGCTAAGCAGCTGTAAATATAATGAGTAGGTACGCATAGTTAGGCGCTACTTAAACTAAATGGTAGTATTTGTATAGTTCTTGCTACTAGGATTAGGAATCGTTCAAAGTCTAAATACCCTAACAGTATACAACATGGGAGGGTTCAGATAGTAACAATACTCGGTAGCGAGCTATATTTCTGTTCTAAGTACCGTCAGTTAATTCGTATTGTTAGAAATGAAGTGAATCGTCTAGTAATTTTGTTCAACGAGAGTCGGCGTAGTGAGGCGGAAGGGAAAAGTCTTGCGCCTTCAGAAATCCTCGATAGCGGGGGACGTACTTGGACCATCCTTTATTTAGAATTAGGCTTCTACCAATTAATATACTTTGTATTTACATAAATCATGTATGTATGGTAGAGGCCTATACTGTACCACTTTTCgtgcaaataaactatttcatttcatttcatatgtTCAATAGTGAATGACTGCGGGTAGGTAATGATGACAAATTcagattgtttttttttcagtttttcaGTCAATTTATGCAGTAGAATTTTATGCTTTGCAGTTGTAGAGATTTAGTAGGAGACTATTGATTATTTTTCTTGAATTAAGTGAAACTACGTTGCTGCTAAAACTATGTATGTTACTCGATATTTGTTCTGTAGACTTGGAATCCTTCAAATTATCTAAGATACAATCATTATCAATCCTTCTATAAATACACGTCCAAAAAAAAGATCCAGGCTTTATAGAAGTCCTTTAATTTACTGTATTATAACAGCATGTGTTTAAAGGCAACCGTCCGACCTCCTAAGAATAACTTCCTGAGTCCGTCTCATCTGAAGCCTTTTTCAGGTCATTAAGCTTCTGTGTATCGGTGGCAGGCTCTAATAGTCGGATCTACAGAAAAAAAGTAAAGCGTTTTTTTTCGAACTCAAGTAGGTACAATGCCTAAGTAGAggctttgtttttatttcttctGTTCCATTcaatgttttgttttctaaCTGCTTTCTGATGaagatgcaaaaaaatattgttctaatttaaataaacggCTATTGATAATACAAACGATGTGCTTTCTGAGCTTAGTACCTAAGAAATGATATTTTTACGtcattatttatatatcaTTGGCTCATTCAATTGTAGGTACATTGCGAATACATAGCTACAGTATTTAGTTGGATACATAGGTATGCTCAATTCATATAATGGGTCGGGTGTACCGATACTATAATAACTCAATTTGCTACGGAAGAGCACTTAACCATAGGTCGGGAGTTTGTTGAGTGCACCATTACTCTATAAGTTAGTAAAACCTATCAGGAAAAGGGCAAACTCGGTGTGTACGGTACGGTGGTACGTTCAGGATATAGAAACCTTTTATATAAAagctatttattaaaaaaacataacaaaaatttggtataaaaaTCAACAGTCAACAAGTTAATAGCTAAGTTCTTAACCCTTGTGATGCCAGTGCTTGTGGTCCTCGTGGCCCCCCTTCTTGTcgtgatgatggtgatgatgatgatgctcgTGGTGGCCCCCCTCTCCATGATGTCCTTTATGTTCGTGGTGGTGCCCCCCCTTCTCATGGTGTCCCTTCTTGCCATGTTCATGTTCATGGTGGCCCCCGTGCTTGTGTCCCTTGTGGAAGTGTCCCCCCTTCTTGTACCCCCCCTCGTGGTGGTGGCCGCCGTGGTGCTCCTTGTACCCCTTGTCTCCGTGGTGGTCGTGGAAGTGCTTGTTCTTCTTGAACTCGTCGTGTTTCTCTATGCCGTGGTGTCCCTTGGTGTCGTGTCCCTTGCTCCAGTGGCCGTGTTCCTCGTGGCCGTGGCCCTTCTCCCCCTTCTCCccgtggtggtggtggtggtggtagCCGTCGTCGTGGTGGTGGTGCTTCTTGTGTCCGCCGTGCTCGCCGTGATGCCCTTTATGACCCTCGTGGTGATGATGTCCCTTCTTCCCGTGGTAGTGGTCGTGGTGTCCCTTGTGTCCCTTCTCGCCGTGGTCTCCGTGGTCGTGGTAGTGATGCTCGTGGTGCTCGTGACCGCCCCCCTTCTCGTGGTGGTGCGAGGCGGCTGGCTCCAGGTCTACATCGCGTCTCTCCCGCGTCTCCCGGGCGCCGGCCACCGCCAGCGCCGCCAGTGCGCATGCCACCACCAGAATAAACCTCATGGCTGGACGGATGTAGTGCAATGATACTTAGTTCCgattgaaattattttatataccgTTGGGCGCGCGGCGAGGCGAGAGAGTCAAGGTCGCATCCGGTCGATACGACAGATGTCGCTGAAAGTTTGCTAATAGGGGAAACAAGAGCGCCACGCTGTTGCGACGCGCCGCTCCGACGCCGCCGGTCGCGCTCACTCGCTACGACAGATGCCCCAATGTACGCATTCGCGCCGCAACTTGTTCcgttaaaatgtgtttaactTGGAAACTTTTGTCATTTTCTTCGAGTAGATGGAATTTATACCAATTTCCTTTACGCTTTGATGTTGTAGGTCAAAGAGGTGCTTTCCGCTTCTTGTGTCGaagttttaagttatttatgtGCATGCGTGCTTTACATGTTATTGGAAAGCTCTGAAAGGCTTTCGTTGTTATAGAATAATAAGGGAATAAGTTAGTAACCTACTGTATttctgaaaaaatatgaatacaaCAGGATTTTGAAGGTTGACAATCATTTCATAATACTTTAATTAGGGTCTGCTTAGACATTGTTAATAAATCTTATCAACTTACCATTATAAAACtttctataaaatttaacctactttattacaataaaataataattacctatatatgCAACAACACTATAACAACATGATTCACTAGCCCATGTATCGCGGTTAGTTCGGATTACAGGCGAGAGGGAGAGAGCAGTGGTACTTTTCCGGAGCAGTTTTCCCGATATAAGCTCTTTCCGATTTCCTGCGgggaaattatattattttcccGCAGCCTTTGTGTCAGCAA
This window of the Plutella xylostella chromosome 12, ilPluXylo3.1, whole genome shotgun sequence genome carries:
- the LOC119694060 gene encoding histidine-rich glycoprotein; protein product: MRFILVVACALAALAVAGARETRERRDVDLEPAASHHHEKGGGHEHHEHHYHDHGDHGEKGHKGHHDHYHGKKGHHHHEGHKGHHGEHGGHKKHHHHDDGYHHHHHHGEKGEKGHGHEEHGHWSKGHDTKGHHGIEKHDEFKKNKHFHDHHGDKGYKEHHGGHHHEGGYKKGGHFHKGHKHGGHHEHEHGKKGHHEKGGHHHEHKGHHGEGGHHEHHHHHHHHDKKGGHEDHKHWHHKG